In the genome of Podospora pseudocomata strain CBS 415.72m chromosome 2 map unlocalized CBS415.72m_2.2, whole genome shotgun sequence, one region contains:
- a CDS encoding uncharacterized protein (EggNog:ENOG503NXI4; COG:U; BUSCO:EOG09260WCZ), with product MFSNQGGRKSVDSLSSTLSAGHRTEFPFHGKGPSSPQRQRRDSTASSIYSVGGSLDASAGWTSAVFESGQNAISTLLQPPIVRTGLLPHTSAPASSAHKPPTARDIPPVTLTNVPHVDASEFRPYLSQVGALYEQLRRIQAEEDENANASNRRSTKADEAPETPVDEGHLRPARRPGLSSRRTSTASISSLTSIDSPTLPRRPSSGLRTRQAQGPPPLSTVPAVYFEEDFHLENPRTFDVVSERSEVVRPAPGDDKGGPNGQAAAPRKALATNAILQEKLSWYMDTIEWHLIQSISTASTTFFSALGSLRELHSEAADSVERIKALRKELENLDEEIATGGLNIIQQRRRRENLKQLHDAVTQLRKIVDGVAVCESLVDAGNIDEALDNIDGLEKLIAGELPEGGSQSGVSLVDLRGATALQGVSNDLSTLRFRIGKAYEGKFLNTLLTDLQNHVKQVSAQEVLMRWSSASMRARGAHSREPSAFPSYMAATDILRIELLPSLTGLHRAKFITVAATAYREAAMKEIKAIIRRPLPSSSDDDDTTSMMSMQSSSTMNRGASPRTQQDRSIQLARNLRALDPLDAETLLVKIYIGVTEALRRLSTQMKVLLDVASTIGDAGPSGLKSPPLRSPPMSPPARPPSRAAVEAQEEIHAAVDISNFLGQAIDAAQEKIVKVLRVRSEQSKRLDLVSFLRYFTLNLYFANECEAISGRSGTALKTLVNGHIADFVKLHGDAQTQKLAQGMESDQWNAADFTEKDTDLLNRILECSTRDAAAWTEGTQVWHPHPDAPQERSEANGGGDEPDVVSAQANGGGSPAATRSRTRSAVIESESYLLPNSAILCMTGMENFLQLITSIPSMTTDISSSLIAYLQLFNSRCKQLILGAGATRSAGLRNITTKHLALASQALAFMAAIIPHVREFVRRHCAGSVVTSTMGEFDKVRRDLMEHQNSIYDKLVEIMTGRVGLAGRKVRALAWDDDDGKGGSVVSEYMEGLAKDTVTLHKNLTRHLPEGTVRYIMMPVFRNYKETLGGAYREVEVGIGGRERMLRDVEFFQSRLGRIDGFGDAGEFLLGVINSKTVVGNASGSSLAVVDKIPSRAGSRAASPAPPPPPPQLGHSLSVNISTSPGIEVEEGKKSSESKEGSSEGGKSSAEEKKSPPLPAEEKE from the exons atgttCTCAAACCAGGGTGGGCGCAAGTCGGTCGATAGCTTGTCGTCGACATTGTCCGCCGGCCATCGAACGGAGTTCCCATTTCACGG CAAAGGACCGAGCAGCCCACAACGCCAACGTAGAGACTCGACAGCAAGCTCCATCTACTCGGTGGGCGGATCGCTGGACGCCTCCGCCGGTTGGACCAGCGCCGTCTTCGAATCGGGTCAGAATGCCATCTCCACGCTGCTGCAACCCCCTATAGTCCGGACAGGCCTGCTTCCACATACGAGCGCCCCTGCTTCGAGCGCGCACAAACCTCCGACCGCCCGAGACATACCTCCCGTGACACTTACGAATGTACCCCACGTCGATGCTTCCGAGTTCAGACCATACCTCTCCCAGGTTGGGGCGTTATATGAGCAGTTGCGGCGAATCCAagccgaggaagacgagaatGCGAACGCCTCGAACCGACGAAGCACCAAAGCTGACGAGGCGCCCGAAACCCCGGTGGACGAGGGTCATTTGCGCCCTGCAAGACGGCCTGgcttgtcgtcgaggagAACTTCGACTGCATCCATCTCGTCCCTCACCTCGATAGACTCTCCCACTCTTCCTCGGCGACCCAGTTCCGGTCTCAGAACCCGACAAGCGCAGGGACCACCACCTTTGTCGACCGTTCCCGCTGTATATTTTGAGGAGGACTTCCACCTTGAGAATCCACGGACTTTTGATGTAGTCAGCGAGCGATCCGAGGTGGTAAGGCCCGCGCCGGGGGATGATAAAGGGGGACCGAATGGACAAGCTGCGGCGCCTCGGAAGGCTCTAGCGACCAATGCGATCTTACAGGAGAAGCTCTCGTGGTATATGGATACGATTGAATGGCATCTGATTCAGTCCATCTCGACGGCATCAACGACTTTTTTCAGTGCGCTGGGTTCTCTGCGGGAACTGCACTCGGAAGCGGCCGACTCAGTAGAGAGGATCAAGGCACTGCgcaaggagctggaaaacCTAGACGAAGAGATTGCTACAGGGGGGCTCAACATCATACAAcaacggcggaggagggaaaaTCTGAAGCAGTTACACGACGCCGTCACACAACTCCGGAAAATAGTAGACGGTGTTGCCGTCTGCGAGTCCCTTGTGGATGCTGGAAACATCGATGAAGCTTTGGACAACATCGATGGCTTGGAGAAGCTCATCGCTGGCGAATTGCCCGAGGGTGGCAGTCAGTCTGGAGTGAGTCTGGTGGACCTGCGGGGTGCCACAGCTCTCCAGGGCGTGAGCAACGATTTGTCTACTCTGCGATTCCGGATCGGAAAGGCATATGAAGGAAAGTTTCTCAACACTCTGCTTACGGATCTCCAAAACCACGTCAAACAGGTGTCTGCGCAGGAGGTGCTCATGCGTTGGAGTAGTGCTTCCATGCGAGCCCGCGGCGCCCACAGTCGTGAACCATCGGCGTTCCCATCTTATATGGCGGCGACAGACATTCTGAGGATAGAACTGTTGCCTAGTCTGACGGGGCTGCATCGGGCCAAGTTCATCACTGTGGCCGCGACTGCATATCGCGAGGCAGCGATGAAGGAGATCAAAGCCATCATCCGACGGCCGCTGCCTAGCTCcagcgatgacgacgacacgACGTCGATGATGTCGATGCAGTCCAGCTCGACGATGAACCGAGGCGCCAGTCCGCGGACTCAGCAGGACCGGTCCATACAGTTGGCTAGAAACCTGCGAGCATTGGACCCTCTGGATGCCGAAACCTTGCTGGTAAAGATCTACATTGGTGTTACGGAGGCTCTCAGGAGATTGAGCACACAGATGAAGGTCTTGTTGGATGTTGCAAGCACGATAGGCGACGCAGGTCCATCCGGGCTGAAGTCGCCACCGCTCAGGTCGCCCCCTATGAGTCCTCCAGCAAGACCACCATCGAGAGCTGCGGTCGAGGCCCAGGAGGAGATCCATGCGGCTGTGGATATTTCCAACTTTCTCGGGCAAGCGATTGACGCAGCTCAGGAAAAGATTGTCAAGGTGCTTCGAGTACGGTCTGAGCAGAGCAAACGGCTGGATCTTGTCTCCTTCCTGCGGTACTTTACCCTCAACCTTTACTTTGCCAACGAGTGCGAGGCCATATCTGGACGGAGCGGCACGGCACTGAAGACGCTAGTCAATGGTCACATCGCAGACTTTGTCAAACTCCACGGCGACGCACAAACTCAAAAGCTCGCCCAGGGCATGGAGTCAGACCAGTGGAACGCGGCTGACTTCACCGAGAAGGACACGGACCTGCTGAATCGGATTCTCGAGTGCAGCACCAGAGATGCTGCCGCGTGGACGGAGGGCACGCAGGTCTGGCATCCCCATCCGGACGCGCCGCAGGAAAGGAGCGAGGCcaacggcggaggagatgaacCAGACGTCGTATCCGCCCAAGCaaacggcggcggcagcccTGCTGCCACGAGAAGCAGAACCCGCAGCGCTGTAATCGAATCCGAGTcttacctcctccccaactcgGCCATCCTCTGCATGACGGGCATGGAGAATTTCTTGCAGCTCATCACCTCGATCCCGTCCATGACAACGGACATTTCGTCGTCCCTCATCGCCTACCTCCAGCTTTTCAACTCGAGGTGCAAGCAGCTCATCCTGGGCGCGGGAGCGACTCGGTCTGCTGGGCTGAGAAACATCACGACCAAGCACCTCGCTCTCGCGTCCCAGGCGCTGGCTTTCATGGCGGCTATCATCCCGCATGTTCGGGAGTTTGTCCGGAGGCACTGCGCCGGGTCGGTGGTTACGTCTACGATGGGGGAGTTTGacaaggtgaggagggactTGATGGAGCATCAGAATAGTATTTATGacaagctggtggagatTATGACTGGGCGGGTGGGATTGGCGGGGCGGAAGGTGAGGGCTTTGGcgtgggatgatgatgatgggaaaggggggtcgGTTGTGAGTGAGTatatggaggggttggcgaagGATACGGTGACGCTGCACAAGAACTTGACGAGGCATTTGCCCGAGGGGACGGTGAGGTATATTATGATGCCGGTTTTTAGGAATTACAAGGAGACGCTTGGGGGGGCGTatagggaggtggaggttgggattggggggagggagag GATGCTCCGCGACGTGGAATTTTTTCAGTCACGACTGGGAAGGAttgatgggtttggggacGCGGGGGAGTTTCTTCTTGGTGTTATTAACTCCAAGACGGTTGTTGGTAATGCTTCGGGGTCGTCGTTGGCAGTGGTGGATAAAATACCGTCAAGGGCGGGGTCGAGGGCGGCGtcgcctgctcctcctcctcctccgccgcagTTGGGGCACTCGTTGAGTGTGAACATTTCTACGAGTCCGGGgattgaggtggaggaggggaagaagtcTAGTGAGAGTAAGGAGGGGTCgtcggagggggggaagagtagtgctgaggagaagaaatCGCCACCGCTGCCGGCTGAGGAAAAGGAGTAG
- a CDS encoding uncharacterized protein (COG:U; EggNog:ENOG503Q3YK), with protein MSLTPVRSTPTKQISSPSAFTESPGNWKHPRLAEITARQARTTFSQKNVLQIVYNVVAIAGVQVLRRFLLPHLPIRLEKLPYGSYIPLTLLLIPLFNILLALLPLVRPKDDLSDIPLTPAQRDLLGLPPIRAPPTPASDISTPPKYSRTPSIAGSPSGSYTSSPLSNRSTPLGNYSPSPTKAANVVSPLLQKATQNTGRRGSFSNSLNSSTMSFASSTTSNNSFASSTGSFGDSVRDSYLHTPTPVNGKRSSVALNSKWLYERGRRGSSSSWLRQDGF; from the exons ATGTCCCTAACACCCGTCAGATCGACGCCCACAAAGCAAATCTCGTCCCCATCCGCCTTTACAGAAAGCCCCGGCAACTGGAAACACCCTCGCCTGGCCGAGATCACAGCGCGCCAAGCCAGaaccaccttctcccaaaAGAACGTCCTGCAAATCGTCTATAATGTCGTCGCAATTGCCGGCGTTCAAGTCCTGAGAAGATTTCTTCTTCCGCACCTCCCAATAAGACT AGAAAAACTCCCCTACGGCTCTTACATCCccctaaccctcctcctaatccccctcttcaacatcctcctcgccctcctccccttagTCCGCCCCAAGGACGACCTCTCCGACATacccctcacccccgcccagcgcgacctcctcggcctcccccccatcagagcaccccccacccccgcctccgACATCTCAACCCCCCCGAAATACTCCCGCACTCCCTCCATAGCTGGCTCCCCCTCCGGTTCTtacacctcctctcccttgtCCAACCGCAGCACCCCCTTGGGGAATTactcaccctccccgaccaaAGCCGCCAATGTCGTCAGCCCTCTCCTGCAAAAGGCAACGCAAAATaccgggaggaggggaagcttCAGCAATAGTCTGAATAGTTCTACCATGAGCTTCGCGAGCAGCACGACGAGCAACAACAGCTTTGCGAGCTCGACGGGGAGTTTTGGGGATAGTGTGAGGGATAGTTATCTGCATACGCCGACGCCGGTGAatgggaagaggagcagTGTGGCGTTGAATAGCAAGTGGTTGtatgagagggggaggagggggagtagtagcagttggttgagGCAGGATGGTTTCTGA
- the MCM5 gene encoding minichromosome maintenance protein 5 (EggNog:ENOG503NUIB; COG:L) yields the protein MDRQSVFASRVYNDPFAENEDSNSAIRALLEAFILDFRLDNVYIYRDQLRDHALLKTYFCDVNIGDLIKFNEEIAHKLVTEPAEIIPLFELALQRCTHRIVFPHDPNVKIPPHQLLLHSNAEDISIRNLDSLTISRLVRVPGIVIGASVMSSKATEVHIECRTCKHAQDLHVSGGFSGVTLPRTCGRARVPNDPTEKCPMDPYFVVHEKSKFVDQQIIKLQEAPDQVPVGELPRHVLISADRYLTNRVVPGSRCTVMGIFSIYQSKGSKNTSGAVAIRTPYLRAVGIQTDIDSTAKGQAVFSEEEEQEFLELSRRPDLYNVMTDCIAPSIYGNRDIKKAILCLLMGGSKKILPDGMKLRGDINVLMLGDPGTAKSQLLKFVQQAAPIAIYTSGKGSSAAGLTASVQRDQSTREFYLEGGAMVLADGGVVCIDEFDKMRDEDRVAIHEAMEQQTISIAKAGITTILNARTSVLAAANPIFGRYDDMKTPGENIDFQTTILSRFDMIFIVKDEHERGKDERIAKHVMGIHMGGRGMQDERAVESEIPVEKMRRYISYCKSRCAPRLSDAAAEKLSSHFVAIRKQVHASELEANARSSIPITVRQLEAIVRITESLAKLSLSPVATEEHVDEAIRLFLCSTMDAVNQGSNQGSRELNEEVARVESELKKRLAIGWSTSLASLRREMVENKGYSEAALNRALMMMQRRDTIMFRNQGAMVYRNGA from the exons ATGGATCGCCAATCCGTTTTTGCCAGCAGGGTGTACAATGATCCATTTGCCGAAAATGAAGACTCCAACAGTGCCATCCGCGCCCTTCTCGAGGCCTTTATTCTCGACTTCAGACTCGATAATGTCTACATTTACAGAGATCAACTGCGCGACCATGCCCTGCTGAAAACATACTTTTGCGATGTCAACATCGGCGACCTGATCAAGTTCAACGAAGAGATTGCCCACAAACTGGTGACGGAGCCAGCAGAaatcatccccctcttcgAGCTCGCCCTGCAGCGGTGTACCCATCGAATTGTTTTCCCTCACGACCCAAATGTCAAGATCCCGCctcaccaactcctccttcactCGAATGCCGAAGATATTTCCATCCGTAACCTAgactccctcaccatctcgAGGCTGGTCAGAGTACCAGGTATCGTCATTGGTGCTTCGGTCATGTCCTCAAAGGCGACAGAAGTCCACATCGAATGCCGAACATGCAAGCACGCACAAGATCTTCACGTATCCGGCGGTTTCAGCGGCGTCACTCTCCCCCGAACATGCGGCCGCGCTCGCGTCCCAAATGACCCAACCGAGAAGTGTCCCATGGACCCCTACTTTGTCGTTCACGAAAAGTCCAAATTCGTCGACCAGCAAATCATCAAACTCCAGGAGGCACCCGACCAAGTCCCGGTCGGTGAACTCCCCCGCCATGTCTTGATCTCTGCCGACCGCTACCTCACCAACCGTGTCGTCCCCGGATCCAGATGCACAGTAATGGGCATCTTCTCCATCTACCAATCCAAAGGCTCCAAAAACACCTCTGGCGCCGTTGCCATCCGCACCCCTTACCTCCGCGCAGTGGGCATCCAGACCGACATCGACTCAACCGCCAAGGGCCAGGCCGTCTTttccgaagaggaggagcaagagtTTCTTGAACTCTCCCGCCGCCCAGATCTGTACAATGTCATGACTGATTGCATCGCTCCCTCCATCTACGGCAACCGCGATATCAAAAAGGCTATTTTGTGCCTCCTGATGGGCGGCAGCAAGAAGATTCTGCCTGATGGCATGAAGCTCCGTGGTGACATCAACGTCCTCATGCTCGGCGACCCCGGTACAGCCAAGTCGCAGCTCCTGAAATTCGTCCAGCAAGCCGCCCCCATCGCGATTTACACCTCGGGCAAGGGCTCTTCGGCAGCAGGTTTAACCGCTTCCGTCCAGCGTGATCAGTCAACGAGGGAATTCTACCTCGAAGGCGGAGCCATGGTCCTGGCCGACGGCGGTGTGGTGTGCATCGATGAGTTCGACAAGATGAGAGACGAAGACAGAGTAGCCATCCACGAAGCCATGGAGCAACAGACTATTTCCATCGCCAAggccggcatcaccaccattctCAACGCCAGGACGTCggtgttggcggcggcgaacCCTATTTTTGGGCGGTATGATGATATGAAGACCCCTGGTGAGAATATTGACTTTCAGACGACGATTCTGTCGAGGTTTGACATGATTTTCATCGTCAAGGACGAGCACGAACGGGGCAAGGACGAAAGAATAGCCAAGCATGTAATGGGCATTCACatgggcgggagggggatgcAGGATGAGAGGGCAGTGGAGAGCGAGATTCCTGTtgagaagatgaggaggtaTATCAGCTACTGCAAGAG CCGCTGCGCGCCCCGCCTCTCGGACGCGGCAGCAGAGAAGCTTTCGTCCCACTTTGTCGCCATCCGCAAGCAAGTCCACGCCTCGGAACTCGAAGCCAACGCCCGgtcctccatccccatcaccgtcCGCCAGCTCGAGGCCATCGTCCGCATCACCGAGTCCCTCGCCAagctctccctttcccccgtCGCGACAGAAGAGCACGTTGACGAGGCGATCAGGCTGTTCCTCTGCTCGACCATGGACGCGGTCAACCAGGGTTCTAACCAAGGATCCCGGGAGCTCAACGAGGAGGTCGCCCGTGTGGAGTcggagctgaagaagagatTGGCGATTGGGTGGAGCACTAGTCtggcgagcttgaggagggagatggtggagaatAAGGGGTATAGCGAGGCGGCGCTGAATagggcgttgatgatgatgcagagGAGGGATACGATTATGTTTAGGAACCAGGGGGCGATGGTGTATAGGAACGGGGCTTAA
- a CDS encoding uncharacterized protein (EggNog:ENOG503Q4XB; COG:I) — MRTAAPSLRLDVSCVRSLFWAKSDGRVKTLNPGPQFSRSMQTGCRGPGSCETWHLQLSVSGRHNRAPPAIAHFQATAPPPCPVRPKTSSSHPKVPDLHPSRPGCIFQTLTNRAPYTTSAGGHNFCLLCITNQHSTHNQSPSPNMGTFDNLLLQLDEGVTGLFKQWNIWTSLIVTLFAGLITYQVSTRQDPDIHPFLLARQSQASPVRQPKESSVYRPQAAPHGLPLHTGLNVKDPGANKWARGRDGDLRDIWRQTLAGVQEGDDKGAKGRILTVEGTENVKEHHLDALTRQINLIGQHLVDQGGNRVAVYLPNSVELIVILFACAFYNLNAIILPFNQPDAAVIDMLRRSAADTVITAPGSFPFDVVAKNYPSLRQLVWVVDEGSKHMDWNEVPQGTGSKVNVVTWQDIINDSPVEAGKTLPPLEDQSEPKDITLFWQQGPGQEEEMVKFTTGNIVSAIAAQLTAIPTARRLSPSDLFLPADSLANSHTLVLTLTALFSNSSVAFNSSASEAPSLSAILSSPAVSPTVIAVTPSALSQTHKEVSSALKSSTIGKDLHWLLSRSLAESGAFPESGFLTNYYNQAFRPKFSGGKKLRLVYTAERINGGGKVRLSGEELNDLRLYTGARVVYALTAARVAGAVCQTNVYDYRGGEHFGPPVASVEVVLRDKGGVRNSDEESQGEIVVRGPAVAGKEAGLGVVARVREDHTVALI; from the exons ATGCGAACAGCCGCTCCCTCCTTGCGTCTCGACGTCTCGTGTGTCCGCTCACTGTTCTGGGCAAAAAGTGACGGTCGCGTCAAAACATTGAATCCAGGTCCCCAGTTCTCCAGGTCGATGCAAACGGGTTGCAGGGGTCCTGGCAGCTGTGAGACTTGGCATTTGCAGCTGTCTGTTTCCGGCAGGCACAACAGAGCTCCCCCCGCCATCGCGCATTTCCAAGCAACCGCCCCGCCCCCGTGTCCTGTCCGGCCCAAAACCTCCAGCTCGCACCCCAAGGTCCCGGATCTCCACCCGTCCCGGCCCGGCTGCATCTTCCAGACACTAACGAACAGGGCCCCTTACACCACCAGCGCGGGGGGCCACAACTTTTGTCTTCTTTGCATCACAAACCAACACAGCACA CACAATCAAAGCCCCTCGCCCAACATGGGCACCTTTGATAACCTGCTGCTACAGCTTGACGAGGGCGTCACAGGCCTCTTCAAACAGTGGAATATCTGGACCAGTCTCATCGTCACCCTCTTCGCCGGCCTCATCACCTACCAGGTCTCGACCCGCCAAGATCCCGATAttcaccccttcctcctcgctcgtCAGTCCCAGGCTTCCCCTGTCCGCCAGCCCAAAGAATCCTCCGTCTACCGGCCTCAAGCTGCCCCCCATGGTCTGCCTCTTCACACCGGCTTAAACGTCAAGGACCCCGGCGCCAACAAGTGGGCGAGGGGCCGTGATGGTGATCTCAGGGATATCTGGCGGCAGACCCTCGCCGGCGTCCAAGAAGGCGACGACAAGGGCGCAAAGGGCCGTATCCTCACCGTCGAGGGCACCGAGAACGTCAAAGAGCACCATCTCGACGCTCTTACTCGGcaaatcaacctcatcgGCCAGCATCTTGTCGACCAAGGTGGCAACCGCGTGGCCGTCTACCTGCCCAACTCTGTCGAGTTGATCGTTATCCTTTTTGCCTGTGCCTTCTACAACTTGAACGCtatcatcctccccttcaaccaACCCGACGCCGCCGTCATCGACATGCTCCGCCGTTCCGCCGCCGACACGGTCATCACCGCCCCTGGATCTTTCCCTTTTGACGTCGTGGCCAAGAactacccctccctccgccaaCTGGTGTGGGTGGTCGACGAAGGAAGCAAACACATGGACTGGAACGAAGTACCCCAGGGCACCGGCAGCAAAGTCAATGTTGTCACCTGGcaagacatcatcaacgactCCCCCGTCGAAGCAGGCAagaccctcccccctcttgaGGACCAGTCCGAACCAAAAGACATCACCCTCTTCTGGCAACAAGGCCCCGGGCAGGAAGAGGAAATGGTCAAGTTCACCACAGGCAACATCGTCTCCGCCATTGCAGCCCAGCTAACCGCCATCCCCACCGCCCGCCGTCTCAGCCCCTCGgatcttttcctccctgCGGATTCGCTGGCAAACTCGCACACTTTGGTTCTCACCCTCACGGCTCTGTTTTCCAATTCCTCGGTTGCGTTCAACTCTTCCGCGTCCGAAGCGCCCTCTTTGTCTGCGATCCTCAGCTCTCCGGCCGTTTCTCCTACTGTCATAGCTGTCACACCTTCTGCTCTGTCCCAAACTCACAAGGAGGTCTCGTCTGCTCTTAAGTCATCAACCATAGGCAAGGACCTCCACTGGCTTTTGTCTCGGTCCTTGGCCGAAAGTGGTGCTTTCCCCGAGAGTGGGTTTCTGACCAACTATTACAACCAAGCTTTCCGTCCCAAGTTTTCGGGCGGAAAgaagttgaggttggtgtACACTGCTGAGAGGATTAacgggggggggaaggtgaggttgagcGGGGAGGAGCTGAATGATTTGAGGTTGTATACCGGTGCGAGGGTGGTGTACGCGttgacggcggcgagggttGCGGGCGCGGTGTGTCAGACGAACGTGTATGATTatcggggaggggagcacTTTGGGCCGCCGGTGGCTAGTGTGGAGGTTGTGTTGAGGGAtaaggggggggtgaggaataGTGATGAGGAGTCGCAAGGAGAG ATTGTGGTCAGGGGCCCGGCTGTTGCTGGAAAAGaagctgggttgggggttgtggcgagggtgagggaggatcATACTGTTGCGTTGAtttag
- the SPC3 gene encoding Signal peptidase complex subunit (COG:U; BUSCO:EOG09264VC6; EggNog:ENOG503NYT4): protein MYSSLVRLQNTFGFFTTVAFVVALLISASDFLSPRTPTVNVLKTTQLQTVKGRADYYSSKKEEYAIIKFTLDADLSSLFTWNTKQVFAYVTAEWPSAQNNNATNQAVIWDTIITAPSSDHLGNFSPSKLKRLRKSADGKGIDPSRGKLQLKNQRLKYPLTHPTGRLANTEDVQLKLHYNVQPWVGFLSWNQAQDWGKWKALKNGLSKKFTLPAIKVKEQAKKKTTRA, encoded by the exons ATGtactcctccctcgtccgcctccaaaacaccttcggcttcttcaccaccgtcgCCTTCGTCGTCGCCCTCCTAATCTCCGCCTCCGACTTCCTGTCCCCCCGCACCCCCACCGTCAACGTCCTCAAAACAACCCAGCTCCAAACGGTGAAAGGCCGCGCGGATTACTACTCGTCCAAAAAGGAGGAATACGCCATCATCAAATTCACCCTTGACGccgacctctcctccctcttcacctggAACACAAAGCAAGTTTTTGCCTACGTCACGGCCGAGTGGCCCTCAGCCCAAAACAACAATGCGACCAACCAGGCCGTGATCTGGGACACGATCATCACGGCGCCGAGCAGTGACCATTTGGGGAATTTTAGCCCCTCGAAGCTTaagaggttgaggaagagcgccgatgggaaggggattGATCCTAGCCG CGGCAAACTCCAACTCAAGAACCAGCGCCTCAAGTACCCTCTCACCCACCCGACAGGCAGGCTCGCCAACACAGAAGACGTCCAGCTCAAGCTTCACTACAACGTCCAGCCCTGGGTGGGTTTCCTGTCATGGAACCAGGCCCAGGACTGGGGCAAGTGGAAGGCGCTGAAGAATGGGCTGAGCAAAAAGTTTACGCTCCCAGCTATCAAGGTGAAGGagcaggccaagaagaagaccacaAGGGCTTAG